In Lactobacillus sp. PV012, one genomic interval encodes:
- a CDS encoding tyrosine-type recombinase/integrase: protein MQQIVKPIKDSWVLSSVQDTLLNRFESGRRNYTIFQVGKATLLRVSDVLRLRKSDVYEENGRVKKNAYIIDKKTKKKNVLYLKPVKEDLEDYYDWLKGWQLKNPDKSVFFSEWLFPSMTKPEKHIDERRYYMIMHRVGEILNINYLGTHTMRKTGAYRVYQQTNHNIALVMKLLNHSSEQMTLAYLGLDQEEREHLLDRVDFG from the coding sequence ATGCAACAAATAGTTAAACCAATTAAGGATTCTTGGGTTTTATCTTCAGTCCAAGATACTCTCTTAAACAGATTTGAATCAGGAAGACGAAACTACACTATTTTTCAAGTAGGGAAAGCTACTTTATTAAGAGTGAGTGATGTTTTGCGTCTTAGAAAATCAGATGTATATGAGGAAAATGGTCGAGTTAAGAAAAATGCTTATATCATCGATAAAAAGACTAAAAAGAAAAATGTACTTTATTTAAAACCCGTAAAGGAAGATCTAGAAGACTACTATGATTGGTTAAAAGGTTGGCAGTTAAAGAATCCCGATAAGAGTGTTTTCTTTAGCGAGTGGCTTTTTCCGTCAATGACTAAGCCTGAAAAGCATATTGACGAAAGAAGATATTACATGATTATGCATAGAGTAGGAGAGATTCTTAATATTAATTATTTGGGAACTCATACAATGCGCAAAACTGGAGCTTATCGTGTTTATCAACAAACTAACCATAATATTGCCTTAGTAATGAAATTACTTAATCACTCTTCGGAACAAATGACTTTGGCATATCTAGGATTAGATCAAGAAGAACGTGAACATCTATTAGATAGGGTAGACTTTGGTTAA
- a CDS encoding AbrB/MazE/SpoVT family DNA-binding domain-containing protein — translation MENQLIRKMSQKGQIVIPVSIRKALGLEKGTKLSFKLNGDEITIKKAPSVLEWAEVLKEGRDNERL, via the coding sequence ATGGAAAATCAATTAATAAGAAAGATGTCCCAAAAGGGACAAATTGTTATTCCTGTTTCAATTAGAAAAGCATTGGGGTTAGAAAAAGGGACAAAACTTTCTTTCAAACTTAATGGTGATGAAATTACTATAAAAAAAGCCCCTTCGGTATTAGAATGGGCAGAAGTATTAAAAGAAGGAAGAGACAATGAAAGACTTTAA